In Raphanus sativus cultivar WK10039 chromosome 5, ASM80110v3, whole genome shotgun sequence, the following proteins share a genomic window:
- the LOC108859094 gene encoding high mobility group B protein 10-like, with product MSTVSPSSQLVQVVPDSHSSTGDSSAKVKYEDLVRTDELQIGSVVEGVIDGKVEGGYLVTVKFGSQVLKGRLYHCAKRPKCQPQETMGTPPSGMPPASQRPAKKKARRVKTIVVDSPEHICHRDGYNFFFPGQYAWDKPEYHGKERIITKMIGRTESEKLVYQDKGFKDVER from the exons ATGTCGACAGTTTCACCCTCCTCGCAACTTGTTCAGGTAGTTCCAGACAGCCACAGCAGCACTGGTGACTCCTCTGCTAAGGTCAAGTACGAAGATCTTGTCC GCACTGATGAACTTCAAATTGGGTCTGTGGTAGAAGGAGTGATTGATGGGAAGGTTGAAGGTGGATACCTAGTGACGGTGAAATTCGGTTCTCAAGTGCTGAAAGGAAGGCTTTACCATTGTGCTAAAAGGCCCAAATGCCAGCCCCAAGAAACCATGGGAACACCACCTTCAGGCATGCCACCAGCATCGCAACGCCCAGCTAAGAAGAAAGCAAGAAGAGTGAAGACTATTGTAGTTGATTCTCCGGAGCACATATGCCACAGGGATGGCTACAACTTCTTCTTCCCTGGGCAGTACGCTTGGGACAAACCTGAGTACCATGGCAAAGAAAGGATCATCACCAAGATGATTGGTCGCACCGAGTCTGAGAAACTG GTTTATCAAGACAAAGGATTTAAGGATGTGGAGAGGTAG